A window of Aeromicrobium duanguangcaii genomic DNA:
GCCCTCGGCGGTGACCGGTACGTCGACCTGGTGCTGACCCCCGTGAGGTGAGGGCGACTCAGCTCTCGAAGGCGTGCTCCGGGCCGGGGAAGGTGCCGTCGGCGACCTCGCTCTGGAACTGGTCGACCGCACCGGCGATGATGCCGCGCAGGTCGGCGTACTGCTTGACGAAGCGCGGCGCCTTGCCCGACCGCAGCCCCAGCATGTCCTGCCACACCAGCACCTGGGCGTCGCAGTCCGCGCCGGCCCCGATGCCGATCGTCGGGATGTGCAGCGTGGCGGTGATCTCGGCCGCGACGGGCGCCGGGACCATCTCCATCACGACGCTGAAGGCGCCGGCATCCTGCACGGCCAGGGCGTCGTCGATGAGCTTCTGCCGGGCGTCGCCACGGCCCTGGACGCGGTAGCCGCCCAGGTTGTGCTCGGACTGGGGCGTGAAGCCGATGTGCGCCATCACGGGGATGCCGCCCTCGGTGAGCTTGCGGATCTGGGGAGCCATCTCGGCGCCGCCCTCGAGCTTGACCGCGTGTGCGAGGCCCTCCTTCATGAACCGGACACCGGTGTCGTAGGCCTGCTCGGGCGAGCGCTGGTAGGAGCCGAACGGCAGGTCGGCGACGACCAGGGCGCGCCGGACCGAGCGCGTGACGCCCTTCGTCAGGGCGAGCATCTCGTCCACCGTGATCGGCAGGGACGACTCGTAGCCGTAGACGTTGTTGGCGGCGGAGTCACCGATGAACACGACCGGGACGCCGGCCTCGTCGAAGATCTGCGCCGTGTACTGGTCGTAGCTGGTGAGCATGACCCACTTGTGCCCCTCGGCCTTCCACTTCGCGAGGTGGTGGGTGCGGACCTTGCGCACGTCGGGCGAGGTCGTGGGACGGGAACCGTAGGGTGCGGGCTCTTCAGTCATGGCGATCACAGTAGTCCCCGGCGAGTAGCGCGATCGGCCCGTAGACTGCCGAAGTCCTCGACCCCGTCCCGCAAGGAACCCGTGCCGACTTCGACCGCCTCGATCCGCGACCGGATCGGCCGCCGCCTCGCCGTACGCGAACACCCCTGGTTCTGGGCGGTCTTCGCCGTGCTGCTGGTGCCGATCGTCTTCTGGTTCTTCTCGCGCCTGGGTGAGGGCTGGCTGCCCCAGGGCGACGACGCGATGATCGCCACCCGCGCCCATGACGCGTGGACGGGTCACTGGCCCCTGGTCGGCATGCGCTCGACCAGCGACCAGACGGTCGACGGGGTGTTCGCCTATCACCCCGGGCCGCTCGAGTTCTACGTGATCGGCCTGCCGTACCTGCTGTCCGGATGGCAGGTGTGGGGCCTGCTGCTCGGCTGCGCGCTGGTGCTGGCGGCGTTCGTCGGCGTCTCGCTGTGGTCCGGGTACCGGGCCGCCGGCCGCCCCGGACTCCTCGTCATGGCCGCCGCGACGGTCACGCTCTACGGGCTGTTCGGCTCGGTGCTGGTGCTGCCGTGGAACCCGTGGCCGACCGTCTTCGGGCTGCTGGCGAGTCTGGCGGTCGCCTGGCGGATGCTGCTGGGTCACCGCGGGCTGTGGCCGCTGTTCATGGTGTGCGTCAGCTGGACCGGTCAGGCGCACCTGGGCGTCACCCCGGTCGTGGGGCTGCTGGGCGTCTGGATGCTCGCGCTGACCATCCGGCGCTGGTGGCGCGGCTACCGCAGCGCGCCCGGCGCGGTCGGCAAGACCTTGATCGTCACGCTGGTGTGCTGGCTGGGGCCGCTGATCGAGGTGGTCACCTACTCGCCCAACAACGTCGGCGAGATCCTGGCGCTGACCACGGCCGAGAAGACCGAGGACACCCCGAGGGGCGAGGCCTGGGTCCACCTCACCCAGATGATGTTCCCGTGGACGCGCCAGTGGCGTGACGTGGGCGAGGTCACCTGGCCCGCCGTCGTGCTGCTGGCGCTCGGCGTCCTCGCCGTCGCGTGGCGGGCCCGCGACCGCCGCCACCGGCGCCGGATCGACCCGAACATCGACGCCGCGACCAGCGCGGTCGTCGTGGGACTCTTCGCCCTCGCCGCGTGCTTCTGGGCCGGGACGCGCACCGGCGGCGACCTGCGCATCGGCTACCTCGACTTCACGATGGCCGGGCCGGTCTTCTTCACCGCCGCGGTCGCCCTGTGGGCCTTCCACCGGGCCCGGCTGACGCTGGAGCAGCGCGGCGAGACCCCCGAGCGGCTGCGCAGCCTGGGCCGCTACGCCACGGTGGCGGCGCTGCTCCTGCCGGTCGTGGGGGCGACCGCGGGCTGGGCGTCGGTGCGCACGTTCGTCGAGTCGGGCAACGAGGTCAACACGAAGCAGGCGCGGCTCGTGCTCGACGACCTCGTGCCCATCCTGCAGAAGTGGCCGTACGCCGATCTGCCCGTCGAGGTCGAGGGTGTCGGGTTCACCGCCTGGGGCAGTGTCGGACCGGCGGTCTCGCACCAGCTGATCGTCGAGGGACGCTCGGTCTACTACGAGTCCTGGTGGCCCAAGTCCGCCGACGACGACCACCGCCG
This region includes:
- the panB gene encoding 3-methyl-2-oxobutanoate hydroxymethyltransferase translates to MTEEPAPYGSRPTTSPDVRKVRTHHLAKWKAEGHKWVMLTSYDQYTAQIFDEAGVPVVFIGDSAANNVYGYESSLPITVDEMLALTKGVTRSVRRALVVADLPFGSYQRSPEQAYDTGVRFMKEGLAHAVKLEGGAEMAPQIRKLTEGGIPVMAHIGFTPQSEHNLGGYRVQGRGDARQKLIDDALAVQDAGAFSVVMEMVPAPVAAEITATLHIPTIGIGAGADCDAQVLVWQDMLGLRSGKAPRFVKQYADLRGIIAGAVDQFQSEVADGTFPGPEHAFES
- a CDS encoding DUF2339 domain-containing protein is translated as MPTSTASIRDRIGRRLAVREHPWFWAVFAVLLVPIVFWFFSRLGEGWLPQGDDAMIATRAHDAWTGHWPLVGMRSTSDQTVDGVFAYHPGPLEFYVIGLPYLLSGWQVWGLLLGCALVLAAFVGVSLWSGYRAAGRPGLLVMAAATVTLYGLFGSVLVLPWNPWPTVFGLLASLAVAWRMLLGHRGLWPLFMVCVSWTGQAHLGVTPVVGLLGVWMLALTIRRWWRGYRSAPGAVGKTLIVTLVCWLGPLIEVVTYSPNNVGEILALTTAEKTEDTPRGEAWVHLTQMMFPWTRQWRDVGEVTWPAVVLLALGVLAVAWRARDRRHRRRIDPNIDAATSAVVVGLFALAACFWAGTRTGGDLRIGYLDFTMAGPVFFTAAVALWAFHRARLTLEQRGETPERLRSLGRYATVAALLLPVVGATAGWASVRTFVESGNEVNTKQARLVLDDLVPILQKWPYADLPVEVEGVGFTAWGSVGPAVSHQLIVEGRSVYYESWWPKSADDDHRRPRDIDGRRVVVRLEERAGDTGWADPQEPADETFTYPLLTDEGDGEIRVLVSIRDE